The Chionomys nivalis chromosome 1, mChiNiv1.1, whole genome shotgun sequence sequence CTGGAAGTAGCAACACAGTGTCTATAGAGAAAGGTGAgcctcctgccttccttcttcaggGAGCTGGCACTTCTGAAGGTGTGAGTCTTTAAAAGTCATCCCTACTGCCTACTTGAGAAGAACTGTCTAGGCACAGGGAGTGAGTCTGTTTcacaaaagaactaaaaacagaAGTCTGATTCATGAGTTTGCTaatggcttctgcctcccaagggaaCCTCCCAGTGCACACCGAAGCCTTTCTAGGGGCCCAGCCTTATGTCTGTTGTGAAGGTAACCACAGACCAGACTTCTGCCTGTTGGACAGCAGGCAGTGCCAGCCACTTTAATGGGAGTATTCAAATGGGTGTCCGCCATCATGTTAGATCCTGGTGCATCCTCTAGAAGAATGCAACTTCTTCCCATAGCTCTGTTTGGATGTTACTAATCTCATGGACAGCAACTTGGGGGAATGTGATCATAGGGGCAGCAAACATACAAATGAATAATTCAcgataaaaattagaaaacaaaacccaaagaatcaTGGGTGAGTGAGTGGACACACAGGAGATAACCGCAGCACGCAGGACAAGGCAGTGTATCTCCTACATgctatttgttgttttattttattttattcttctttgaaagGAGTAACTTTTGTGTGAAGCCTAAATTGCTTAATTACATAGCCTGTAAATGGGAAAACTATCTACTGGGTAAATGCATTGCTCTTGATCCCTCACCCTTCAGGGAGCTGtgcaaggggaggggagggagtggagacCAAGCATAAGAAAAGGAGAGGCTGCTGTCTGGTTGGCCTGGGGAGGGACACAGCAGAGCACAAGGTGAAGTGCCTTGGTGTTGAAGCCAGCCTCTTTCTTATCTTCCTCCCACTTGATTTCCTCTGCACAGGTCCAGGAGCTCTGGTTTCCTCCTCTGCCTCATCCCTCCGGGAGTGCCTGCTGTGTGGCCTGCTGTGGCTTTTGAAACAGTCTGTGTGTATCCTGTggcaaagaacacacacatgcatcgtGTGGCTGGAGAGAATCTTTATGTGCAGCTCCCATCCTCAGCCTTCTGAAGCTCGTCCTTATGAAGAAGCAACTGCACAGAAATGCTGGCCGCTGCCAGCCAATCCACTCTGGCCACAGGGAAGTCAAGGCCAAGTGACCTGTATCTTTATCCCTGCGATCTAGGCAGGAAACAGTCTAAAGCCTTTAGCACAATGAGTGGGAAACCTTTCTGGCATTCAAGGAAAGTCGTAGCAAGAGGCATAGGTTCCCTCATAGCTTATTTTGCCCCATCCATATCTTGCCAAATGAGTCTCCACTGTAACATGGCCTAGAGGTAGAAGCTAGCTTTCTGGTGAAGCACCCAAAATATGTCTATTAGATTCATTGAACTTAGCTGTAGCTTTTTTACTCACATTTTGATGTACCCCCTTTCCAGTtatcctccttcccctttcttgacaaaaataaatataaattatagaaTTCTATTTTCCCCCAGGGAGGCTTGGAGCAAAGATTCTGGCCTGCGATTCCCTGTGTTTTGTGTGTCTTTAATACTACAATCTTCTGGTTCGGTTCTTTTCATGGGAGCTAATGGCGGGTGTTCCCAGGACTCCGTGAGAGGGTTTCCCACTCGCTGGGCACACTGGACATGGGAAGGCTTTCTCTCCCCTGTTTCTGTCCTATACCATGAAGAGAATTGCAGCCCCACCCTTCCAGGTTGCAAAAGTGAGTCTATGGGGGGAATTAACATTGGGACACAGCCTAAATGGAAAGCTctcaagatatttaaaaatatttcattttctccacTCCCAGTAGAGGTTGAGATTGGCAAATGTGTCTTCATGGATATAGAAAACATGGAATATCCCCGCCCCTCATTAAAAAGCTATTGAGGGGAGTCAGTTGCTGTGTATAGGGGAGGGGTGTGTTGGGCCAGGGGGtgatttctttttgagaaaatacACTGCGCAGGTCAGCCCGGTAAACAGAAATGAGAGGAGATGCGAAGGATGCAGGGGGTGTGTTATTAGGATACTGCAGtgtggttggggtgggggtgggggcgtgcgTGTGGATGTGAGAAAGCAAGAGGCGCGCTAGGAGAGCGCGGGAAAGATTGCTGGGGAGGCAAATGTACACATCATTCCCCAGCATCCAGGCTTGCTGCAGCCCCTGGCTGGGTAAGGGGTGTGATGtgagagtggggtgggagggggcagcAGGCGGGGCCTGCCACGTCACTTGGAGAGTGttggggaggaagggcagagcGGAGAGCTGAGActactgctgttgctgctgctgctgctgctgctgctgttgctgctgctgttgctgctgctgctgtcgctGCTACGGGTGTAGCCAAGGCTTGAAGCGGTGGGAGGTGGGTCCCTGCGCTCCGGCGCTGGGGCAGCCCCAGGGCAGTCCTGAGGCCTGTGGATCAGCTCCTGGGAAGAAGGTGGAGGTTGGAACCGCGACCTTGGCCAGACCTAGTTCGGTGGTGGACGTAGGGCGGAGGCGGAGGCCGAGCCCGGGCAGGAGTCTTTGGTGAGCCGGAGGGAGGCGCATCTGGCGCTTTGGTACCAGCGGCAACCCAGGGTCTTGTAAGGCTGGAAAAGAACAGCGGGACCTGGACAGAGACAGTAGGTCTGGAGGGCGGACCCGTGGGTCCCCGAGCCCAGCTTCAGTCACCAGCAGGAGCTAAGCCACGCGTCTTTTCCGGCAGCCAGTTTCACGCGTGCGACAGTTTGCGGGTTCCAGGCATCCCAGTAATCTTGAGCACCGAGGCGCGGCTATTGGGAACCAGAGTCACATCCTAGACCTAGCCTGGCAGAGGGACCAGCTGCAGGTTTCACCGACCTAACCGCCAGGTCAGAGCGCGGGCCCCACCCTAAAGGAGGGCGCAGCCAGAGCTGGGAAGCTGGTGCCGCGCTCCGGAGCTCGTGTCGTGGGCGCCGTCCTAGTGGCAGGGAGCGCACTGCCAAGGGGACATGAGATCGGAGAAATCCCTGACGCTGGCGGCGCCGGGGGAGGTCCGTGGGCCGGAGGGGGAGCAACAGGATGCCGGAGACTTCCCGGAGGCcgcgggcggcggcggctgctGTAGTAGCGAGAGGCTGGTGATCAACATCTCCGGGCTGCGCTTTGAGACGCAGCTGCGCACCCTGTCCCTGTTCCCTGACACGCTTCTGGGAGACCCTGGCCGCAGAGTCCGTTTCTTCGACCCCCTGAGGAACGAGTACTTCTTTGACCGCAACCGACCCAGCTTCGATGCTATTCTCTACTACTATCAATCCGGGGGCCGCCTGCGTAGGCCGGTCAACGTTCCCCTGGACATCTTTATGGAAGAGATCCGCTTCTATCAGTTGGGGGACGAAGCTCTGGCGGCCTTCCGGGAAGATGAGGGCTGCCTGCCCGAAGGTGGCGAGGATGAGAAACCACTCCCCTCCCAGCCCTTCCAGCGCCAGGTCTGGCTCCTCTTTGAGTACCCGGAGAGTTCTGGGCCCGCCCGAGGCATTGCCATCGTCTCCGTGTTGGTCATTCTCATCTCGATCGTCATCTTTTGCCTGGAGACCTTGCCCCAATTCCGTGCAGATGGGCGTGGTGGAAGCAACGAGGGTAGTGGGACTCGCTTGTCCCCGGCCTCCAGGGGGAGCCacgaggaagaagaggaggatgaggattCCTATGCATTTCCTGGTGGCATTCCTCCTGGAGGGGTGGGGACCGGGGCAACGTCCTCATTCAGTACTCTTGGGGGTTCCTTCTTCACTGATCCCTTCTTTCTGGTGGAAACTTTGTGTATCGTCTGGTTCACCTTTGAGCTCCTGGTGCGCTTTTCTGCCTGTCCCAGCAAGGCAGCCTTCTTTCGCAATATCATGAACATCATTGACTTGGTGGCCATCTTCCCCTACTTTATCACCCTGGGCACTGAGCTAGTGCAACGACACGAGCAGTCTGTGAGTGGTGGCAGTGGCCAAAACGGGCAGCAGGCCATGTCCCTAGCCATCCTCAGGGTGATCCGCCTGGTCCGGGTGTTCCGCATCTTCAAGCTTTCCCGACACTCCAAAGGGCTGCAGATCCTGGGCAAGACCTTGCAGGCGTCCATGAGAGAGCTGGGGctgctcatcttcttcctcttcatcggAGTCATCCTCTTCTCCAGCGCCGTCTACTTCGCAGAGGCGGATGATGATGACTCTCTCTTCCCTAGCATCCCAGATGCCTTTTGGTGGGCTGTGGTGACAATGACCACGGTAGGTTATGGGGACATGTACCCCATGACAGTGGGGGGCAAGATCGTGGGTTCACTCTGTGCGATTGCTGGGGTTCTTACCATTGCACTACCGGTACCAGTTATTGTCTCCAATTTCAACTATTTCTACCACCGAGAGACGGAGCAGGAGGAGCAAGGCCAGTATACTCACGTCACTTGTGGGCAGCCCACCCCGGACCTGAAGGCAACGGACAATGGGCTTGGCAAGCCTGACTTTTCCGAGGCTTCACGAGAACGGCGACCTAGCTACCTTCCAACTCCACATCGAGCTTATGCGGAGAAAAGAATGCTCACCGAGGTTTGACGCATGCAGGCAGGGCCTGCAGGAACCCGGGAGCTCTGAGCAAGCCATCTCTCAGGCTTCCTTCACATGCTCACTACTCCCGCCATAGTTCCCGAGGACCTTGAATCCCCTTCCCCTGTATCCAGTACATGGCATCCTGGACCAAATACCTGGACTGTAGACTGTTGCTCGATCCTCGCAGCATTTGAGGTTTCTCCATCGTAGTGACATTTCGGAAATTTCAACGGTGCCGCTCAATCATGCCCATCTGTCAAGTGGATGAGATTCACATTTCTGCCTGACTTTCCCTCGAGACTGATTTCTCTTGCCTGGGTCTTGTGATACCACTAGGAATGGTGATGTCAATAGAATAGAACGCAGCTACACTTGGGTCCCTTCTCTGGCGTCCTTTGCTTTGGGTTGTAAATCCTTCTTAGCTTCTGGTCACTGATCACTGACAGAATCCGGAGAATGGAAAAGAATTCAACTTGCTGCTTTAGCTCCGAGCCCTGTCCATCTTCTGGCTGGTAGAGCTGTAAGCTGCACAGTTTTGAAAGTTATTCATGCCTAAATTTGGATGGAATTAGAGAAAATACTACCCAGCTGGATTCTTTGAAGGACGAGGGTCAGTTCTAGACCAAAGGGGCCGGTGGATTCCTCTAGGAATCATCTGGCACTGGAGGCCCTGGCTGTGGTCCACCTAAGTCCTCCTGCTCTGATTCTCCGACTCCCTTGAGCTTCCAGGAAGGCTCCTTCTCTGAGCCAGATATTCTTTTTGCAAACGTCTTCGTGGGCAGAGGAACTGGAAAATGGAACTACAGAGCCAGGAGAGAAGGCTGACCAGAGCCAACTGATCGGCTGGACCACATATCTGAAGCGAGGTGCCACTTAGCAGAGACTGTCACCTTGGACAGGCAGAGGGGACTCCGCTGCAGACAGCGGCCAATTATCCCCAATTATCCCAGACCTGTCTAATGTCCCCTCCACTCTTCTTCCTGGGAATCTGACTTAGGATtgcagatgatttttttttttttaaataaagcaaccTCAGCTATAACCTGCAGACAGGTGATTTCACATATTGAATGCCAGCATAGCTTTCCTCCCCTGCCACGGGCAACAACAGTTGGTTTGGAGCCAGGAACAGGCGCAGGGTCCTTTTGTTGACAGCCTCACTCTTAGAGGATTTTGCTGAGTCAAGCAAATGTTTGTCTGCTCTTTCGGAGCAGCATTTGGCCTGCTCTAACTGCTAAGGTAACTCGGTGATTTACACTGGGACCAAGCCACCTTCTCCCATTGCAAAGCCACCACCCTCCCTTCCAGCTGCCCACTGCCCGCCTCTCCAAGTAGCATCGCCATTCCGTTTTGCCTTTGATAAACTGTGATGTGCTGTTCTCAGTTCTCATGAGCACGGTTCCTAACCCCAAAGGACTGTTACCATGTTTTCAGTTTCATATTAATGCTTTAAGACTCTTTGAAgggaatgcttttttaaaaaaagattttctcaAAGAGCATCATACCAGGGACTGACCTTGGGGACTGGCTTGAGAGGCACTGTGACTCCAGTGAGCGACAGACCACAGTCTCAGTTTTGCCACAGCTTTACAGGGTAGCTTTGGTGTCAGAGTCCctctttgtgcctcagtttccccatccacTAAATGAGAACATTAATGTCTTCCCCTCCCTACCTCATGGGGGAATATCAATAAACTCACCCAGGAAGGTGGGGAAGATACTATGCAAATGTGTGAGTTATGGTCATGGATTTGAGTTTTAGTTTATTATCCTGCCTTCCTGTCTCTTAAAGTTTCCACCTTGAATTCAAAGCCTACGACTAGGCCATTGTAGACCATTAGATCTCTAAGTCTCTCCTTGGCCCTTTGGGCTGTGCCTCCATCCTTTGTCTTACCTTCAGAATGGAATGTGTTCTTGCAGTAGACTTGGTAGCTGGAGGTCACTTTACCTGGGAGACTGACTTCTCCAAGCCTGGAACATAATAAAAGACAGAGATATTTAAGACTCAGAGACCTATCCCAAAGCCAGAaagaaagtggtttttttttttttttactcccgAGCCCACCCCAGTGGCCAAAGGGATGCCCCTAGCTGAGGGTGATCATGGGGACATGTGTGCATGGACCTCTGTGTATATATCATTACCCTCATCACTGTCCTTGTCCTTATGCAAACATTGCCTTTTCAAGTCAGAGCATGCCTGAAAGTAAAAGGTTTGTGGCAAGCCAGGCTCTCCAGGGACTCTGGTTGCCGTAGCAACCTTCCAGACTGTTCTCTCTACTGATTTGGGTATCAAGGGAAAATCGACTACACATCCCAGCCTCTCAAATGGGAGCACCTCCTTTTTATTGGTTTAGGCATTGGTGGAATTAAGACAAGGATTCGGGACCTCACGGAAATGTGGAGGAAGTAGGTTCTCAACACTTCCTGCCGGGAcctttttttctggttccatatCTGGTCCCTGATGCTGCCACATCTTACGCCCGAGTCTTCAGAAACTTGAATGCTTACAAACTGCCCAATGAAGTCTGCAGCAATGCTAAGGCTTTCCAAAGGCGACCTCAGAGAGGGGTACAAAATGTCCCTTCCACAGCAGCCAGGCTGGGCCTTGAGAACATGGATGACATCAGTCTGAAGTATCTTGACCTTCTTGTCTTAGATGCAGGCTTTTTCCAGCTCTAAGACAGACCACGAGGAGGGAAATCCTTTCCTCACAGGGAGCAACGTTGCTTCTGACAAGAAGCTCTGAGGTGGCTCCTAGGATGTCATGCAGAAGCTGAGAGGCAGACAGTGACTCAATCTCATTTTTTTGTGGGGAATTTTATCCAGTGATCCCTCCCTGCGTCTGAGCCTCCACATGGACGTTGCGGTCTTGGCGTCAAGAGAATATGCACTCTGTGCTGTCTCAACAGCTGGAATAGGATCACAGCTGCCCAAGAAGGTGGGCTCAAGCTATCCTAACAACTGACTTAAACCAGTGGGGGCTCCCAGAGGACTTCTTGGGACTGCCAGTTTCTGCTTAGAATGAGGACACTCCTCCGGCTTAGCATCCCAGAGGAGCAAGGAACAGCTGGCCTTCCCTGAACCTGAGGTAGGTGCCCTGACAGAGTGGTGGGGTCAGCATCTGTTAAAGCAGGGTTTTGCTGTCTATCTTTATTGTTGTGGGGTTCTCTCTGGCTTCATCTGTTtctgtcccttcctttccccattctctgcagtcttcctctccttgttactttatatatcttttcttccccaattctcttctttctaccccaccccctccccacttaAACAGGTCTTCCTTCcatgcatttctttctctctttctccccctcttcatCATTTTTGGCTTTTGGGAGTCATTTTGGCATAACTGTGAGAGCCATGATTTGAACTACAGGAGAGCTGGGACCAGGGTTTTGCTAAGAAGGTTCCCTGTTTCCCTGGCATCTCAGGGTACCATATTTCCCTTGCATATTCTCTGTTCTTGGAGGAGCTTCACTTACACAATAAGATAATATTGTGTGGCTAGTAAAATGTCTTCTAGAAATTTCTTGAGCATGAAAATGctcagagaaaagaggaaaggtggCAGGGAGGAACGAGTGTGggggagagacagaaatagagatgATATCTAGATAACTAATCTGAGTCTCAGCTACTCGGCCATTTAGCATGGAATACGCCCTTCTGAGGATCCTCCAACCTTAGGAGCCTTGCAGAGACATTGGAGTCAAGGAAACAGTAATAATGGTGGAGCATAGAAAATTGGAGCAGCCTGGAGGACGCGAGGCAGATCTGATATTTACTCAGCACTCACTGAAGGCTCGCTCAGCCTCTGGCTGGCTCCTTGTGTCCCCAAGGCAGAGCAAAAGGAAAGACACCATTCTCAGTGATGTAGAATCTAGGGGATACATCTTGATGTGAAAAACTGAGATTCACTGACTAGACCATCGGGAGAGACTGTCCCTCCCTGGGGCTTAGGGTGAAGCCCCATCTGCATCAAGATGTCCTGGTGGCCCATCAGACACACAGGGTTCTACACAGGCTGCTAAACTGGCACCAGAGAACTTTTGAGGGTGACAGAACTGTTCTAAACCAGATGTGTTGAAAGTCCTATGATTCGGGTGAGCGAGACACAAGCCTAATGACCTAAGTCTTCTCATGAGCTGGTACAGGGTCTGGTTTTATAACTCAAAAGGACGGACCATGCGGATCATCTGTGTCAGACTTTTTCTTCTGCAGCTTTAGTTATCCTGTAGCTGCTCTTTGCAGCTGTCACAAAATACCAAgaagtggtgtgtgtatgtatgtgtgttgtctgTGAGGGTGCTGTGGGGTGCATGGCATGTGtctgtggtgtggtatgtgtgtgttggtatgtgtgtgcatgtggtgtatgtggtatgtgtgtatgtagtatggGGTCTCTGTGGGGGgtgtttagtgtgtgtggtgtgtgtgtttggggtctCTGTGgaatgtgtatgtgatgtgtgtgcgtgtgtaaggTCTCTatggggtgtgtatatgtgtgtctgtggtatgtgtaatgtgtggcatgtgtgtgtgtaaggtgacTATGAGGGCTCTGTGGGGAGTAGGGGGcaaggggtgtgtgcatgtggtgtttgtgaggtgtgtggtatgtgtgtatgtgctgtgtggtatgtatgtatgtatgtgcctatgGTATGCGTGGGTATtctgtgtggtatgtggtatgtgtgtttgtgtgtatggtgtctATATGGTctctctggggtgtgtgtgtggtatgtgtgtgagtgtggtgtctGTAGAGTCTctgtgaggagtgtgtgtgtctgtggtgtatgAGGTGTATGTTtgtcagttgtgtgtgtgtatgtgtgtaggatATCTGTGTGATGTTATATGTCTGTGAGGTCTCTgtgagatatgtgtgtgtgtgttgtgtatgtgtgtggtgtctgtagagtctctgtggggtgtgtgtgtctgtggggagtatgtgtgtggtatatgtgtgtgtgtctgtggggtctCTATGGAGTGTCTGTgttgagtttttgtgtgtgtagtgtgtggtgtgtgcatgtgtttctgtggtatgtgtgctgtatgtgtagtatgtattgttgtgtgtgtgtggtgtcttggGGTATCTGTGgagtgtgtatgtagtgtgtgtgtgtggtgtgaggtgTCTGTGgccatgtgtgtagtgtgtgtatgtgtgtgtatattatgtgtgtggtatgaatgtcatgtgtggtatgtgtatgtttttggtGTGTAGTATGTGCggagtgtgtgtaagtgtatgttgCATGTGctgggttgttttattttaactgtCAAGCTTTCATGAGATTTACATGCTTAGCATTTCTCTGAAGACCCAGCAGGCCGTTCTCTAGGGGGCAGGTGCTGCATGTATTGTGGTTTACAGGAGTAGGGTCCAGGATTTGCTCAAGGAATTTATACTTCGTTTCAAAGTAAAGCAACCCCACAAAGCCCCCAAACCATGAAATCCTTGCATCTCCAAGTATCAAGAACTAAGTTTAGTTATTTTTCACCCTCTTCCATTAATCCTCACTAGCCCTGTGTGATGGGGGCTGACAATCCTCTAGGGTTTGGTTTAAATTGACGTGGTTGGAGTTTATCATACTTTTCATATGGTCTGTTAGACCTTGGAACTAATCTCTTTGTattgcctggtgcccacagagcccTGACCTTCTTCCTTTGGGGTTTTCCCTCCACATGACACCTCCCAATCCTATGGCTTGCCTTCTGCACACAGCCCTGCCCAGGGCTTTGCTGGCGGCAACATTTCTCTCACCTTGCATCTCTCTGTGGATGCCAGGAAAGCTTCCCAGGAGATGTCGTACTCCCTGGACCGTGTGGCTGGAACTGCTGTCTAACTCTGATTGGTTTTGACTGTGCGCTCTTGCCTGAGGAAGGGAAGTGTGTCCTCCTCCTTCTGATGTGTCATGGTCACTTACGGGAGAAAGAGAAATCCGTGCATTCCACGGAAGGATTCACAGCCCTCGTCCCCTTTAGACTCCTCTGCACGGATACCTCCTAGCAGGATGAGGCCTGGAGCACAGGACACTGGAGCGAAAACACATATTGCCAGACACAGGCCGCTGGGATGAGGACAGATGGGAGCCTGTTTCTCAATGCTGTCACTTTCCTGCTCTGGGCTTGAGGGCCTCATGGGGTTGGAGACTGGGATGCTTTCATGTTTCTTTACTCTGAGCTGGAAAGTGATTCTTCTGCCCTCTCGGTCCCTCTTTGTTCTCGTGTCCTTGTTTACGTGGTGGCCCTGCAGAGGGACTGGAGCTGCCAGCTCTCCACCAGGGTTGAGGGTCTTCTCTTCAGTACACTGACTCATTCACAGaataaaagatagaaaagaagcCTGCTAGACAGAAACACAATGTTAATGCTGGTCTAACCTTGACCTCTTTGGGGCCTAGCCCTACTCAggtttataacatttttttttttttaaattcaactgTAACCTCATCACTGATACTACAGAGAGAATTTCCCTTAGACAAGTCCACAGACCCATGCATTTAATAAGATTTGCAGTTCACACCCCCTTTAGACTCCTCTGTGCAGACACCTGCCCTTAGAAAACATCCTGGGACCTTAAGCAGTCTGCTGCTGGCTGCGTGAACTGCATTTAGTCCTGGACTCTTTGGTGAACGCAAAGTCAACATTTCAAAAGGAAATTGCAGCCACGCAGTCTGCTAGTGCTGCTATTTTTGACATGCTTGCTGTTCTCTGGGGGTTTTACAACCGCTCTCTCCTGGAGACAGACAaacctgctcctggcagcagagATGTGCTTTGAGAGAATACACGGCCTGACCGTCCTGTAACTGGGAGGATGGAAGGTGGTGCTGTCTTCTTCACCCTTAGAAAGCAAGCCCATGGGTAAACAGCTTCAGAATTCTGGTTATGGCATCACCCCATGCCAGGGAAGCTGACAGCAGTCTGCATGCAGAACTGTGGCCTTCCCCTTGCCAGGGAATTGATGCACTCTGCATGCAGAGCTCTGGCTGTGGCCTTCCCCTTGCCAGGGAATTGATGCACTCTGCATTCAGAGCTCTGGCTTGGCCTTCCCCTTGCCAGGGAATTGATGCACTCTGCATGCAGAGCTCTGGCTGTGGCCTTACTCTTGTCCAAGGAAGCTAATGGGTCTCTGCATTCAGAACTCCGGCTGTGGCTTCATCCTCACCAGGGAAGCTGATGTACTCTGCAGCCTCTCAAGGGCAAGGAGCCACAAGAGTTCTTTTCCTTTAGGAGCTTCTGAAACCCAGTCAGGTCCTTTGCAATTAAGCTTTAGAGCAAAGTGGTATAGGTCCAGGATACTGGTTCAAATCTTTCCCTGCTATGCAACACCAGGCAGGTGTGAAGCTGTCCCATGGctcagtttccctttcttttaCATGGGGGGGGGTATGATAATAACTTTGACCTGATAGGGCATGATATGTAAAGTATTTAAGAGAGTAATCTCTGCTTGAAGATTGCCTATTTTGGatccggagagatggctcggtggttaagagtactggttgttcttccagaagacctggtttgagtcccaggacccacatactATTCACaattgtaacttcagttccacaggatccaacaccctcttctggtctctgcaggcacaagATATAagcacaatgcacacacatacaagcaagcaaatcacccatacccataaaataataaaatttaaagactgATTACTTTGGCTATTCACATAGCAAACCTAGGTAggtagacaggcaggcaggcagggaggcaggcaggcaggcaggcaggcaggcaggcaggcaggcaggcagttaTCCTCTTTGGTGAGTAGGAGAAACAGAGGCAAGAGGGGTTGTGACATGCTCAAGGGCTCATAGCTATGTATGGTTCATTTCCAACGTTACAGAACAGAATGCATGCCAAGGTGATTCTGGTACTGAGTGAGAAGAGCAAGGTGGTGTCTCCTGACTGTagagatttttatttatctatcagtTTAACTCTGATAGGAAAACtgcaaatattttttgtttttctctatggGCTTCAAAAGTGCTTGAGCCTC is a genomic window containing:
- the Kcna6 gene encoding potassium voltage-gated channel subfamily A member 6 → MRSEKSLTLAAPGEVRGPEGEQQDAGDFPEAAGGGGCCSSERLVINISGLRFETQLRTLSLFPDTLLGDPGRRVRFFDPLRNEYFFDRNRPSFDAILYYYQSGGRLRRPVNVPLDIFMEEIRFYQLGDEALAAFREDEGCLPEGGEDEKPLPSQPFQRQVWLLFEYPESSGPARGIAIVSVLVILISIVIFCLETLPQFRADGRGGSNEGSGTRLSPASRGSHEEEEEDEDSYAFPGGIPPGGVGTGATSSFSTLGGSFFTDPFFLVETLCIVWFTFELLVRFSACPSKAAFFRNIMNIIDLVAIFPYFITLGTELVQRHEQSVSGGSGQNGQQAMSLAILRVIRLVRVFRIFKLSRHSKGLQILGKTLQASMRELGLLIFFLFIGVILFSSAVYFAEADDDDSLFPSIPDAFWWAVVTMTTVGYGDMYPMTVGGKIVGSLCAIAGVLTIALPVPVIVSNFNYFYHRETEQEEQGQYTHVTCGQPTPDLKATDNGLGKPDFSEASRERRPSYLPTPHRAYAEKRMLTEV